A single region of the Microlunatus panaciterrae genome encodes:
- the glmS gene encoding glutamine--fructose-6-phosphate transaminase (isomerizing), whose translation MCGIVGYVGGQAALDVVVEGLRRLEYRGYDSAGVAIVADGGVQVAKKAGKIANLDKLLSADPMPRTGTGIGHTRWATHGAPNDANAHPHRSANGRVALVHNGIIENYVALRTELEAAGIAMTSETDTEVVAHLVGQQVEKGLGLTEALRAVCNRLEGAFTLVAVDSATPDIVAAARRNSPLVVGIGEGENFVASDVAAFIEHTRQAVELGQDQVVEIRPDGVSVVTFDGNEAEVRPYHVDWDLSAAEKGGFDWFMRKEIYEQPRAVADTLLGRYDSDGALTLDEIRISEAELRQIDKIVVIACGTSFYAGLVAKYAIEHWTRIPCEVELASEFRYRDPIVGPTTLVVTISQSGETADTLMAIRHAREQKARVLAICNTNGSTIPRESDAVIYTHAGPEVGVASTKGFLTQLVACYLLGLYLAQVRGTKYGDEIATIMHELEQMPALIQQVLDGIQPVLDLASEFADEPSVLFLGRHVGYPVALEGALKLKELAYIHAEGFAAGELKHGPIALIDHQLPVFVVVPPQGRDMLHDKVISNIQEVRARGAKTVILVEEGDEEVTPYADVLIRLPRVSTLLQPLVATVPLQVFACELATRKGHDVDQPRNLAKSVTVE comes from the coding sequence ATGTGTGGAATCGTGGGTTACGTCGGCGGTCAGGCCGCCCTTGACGTCGTCGTCGAGGGGCTGCGACGGCTGGAGTACCGCGGCTACGACTCGGCCGGGGTCGCGATCGTCGCCGACGGTGGCGTGCAGGTCGCCAAGAAGGCCGGCAAGATCGCCAACCTGGACAAGCTGCTCTCCGCCGACCCGATGCCGAGAACGGGTACCGGCATCGGCCACACCCGCTGGGCCACCCATGGCGCACCGAACGACGCCAACGCGCACCCGCACCGGTCCGCGAACGGCCGGGTGGCGCTGGTGCACAACGGGATCATCGAGAACTATGTGGCGCTGCGGACAGAGCTGGAGGCGGCCGGCATCGCGATGACCTCGGAGACCGACACGGAGGTGGTCGCCCATCTGGTCGGCCAGCAGGTCGAAAAGGGCCTGGGGCTGACCGAGGCGCTGCGGGCCGTCTGCAACCGGCTGGAAGGAGCCTTCACCCTGGTCGCCGTCGACAGCGCCACCCCCGACATCGTGGCCGCCGCCCGGCGGAACTCACCGCTGGTGGTGGGGATCGGTGAGGGAGAGAACTTCGTCGCCTCTGACGTGGCCGCCTTCATCGAGCACACCCGGCAGGCGGTCGAGCTGGGCCAGGACCAGGTCGTCGAGATCCGCCCGGACGGGGTCAGCGTCGTCACCTTCGACGGGAACGAGGCCGAGGTCCGGCCCTACCACGTCGACTGGGACCTGTCGGCGGCCGAGAAGGGTGGCTTCGACTGGTTCATGCGCAAAGAGATCTACGAGCAGCCGCGGGCCGTCGCCGACACCCTGCTGGGTCGCTACGACAGCGACGGCGCCCTCACCCTGGACGAGATCAGGATCAGCGAGGCCGAGCTGCGCCAGATCGACAAGATCGTGGTGATCGCCTGCGGCACCTCCTTCTACGCCGGCCTGGTGGCGAAGTACGCCATCGAGCACTGGACCCGGATCCCCTGCGAGGTGGAGCTGGCCAGCGAGTTCCGCTACCGCGACCCGATCGTCGGGCCGACCACCCTGGTGGTCACCATCAGCCAGTCCGGCGAGACGGCCGACACCCTGATGGCGATCCGGCATGCCCGCGAGCAGAAGGCCCGGGTGCTGGCCATCTGCAACACCAACGGTTCGACGATCCCGCGCGAGTCCGATGCGGTGATCTACACCCATGCCGGACCCGAGGTCGGGGTCGCCTCCACCAAGGGCTTCCTCACCCAGCTGGTCGCCTGCTACCTGCTCGGCCTGTATCTGGCCCAGGTGCGTGGCACCAAGTACGGCGACGAGATCGCCACCATCATGCACGAGCTCGAGCAGATGCCGGCCCTGATCCAGCAGGTGCTGGACGGGATCCAGCCGGTGCTCGACCTGGCCTCGGAGTTCGCCGACGAGCCGTCGGTGCTCTTCCTCGGCCGCCACGTCGGCTACCCGGTCGCGCTGGAGGGTGCCCTCAAGCTCAAGGAGCTCGCCTACATCCATGCCGAGGGGTTCGCCGCCGGCGAGTTGAAGCACGGCCCGATCGCCCTCATCGACCACCAGCTGCCGGTGTTCGTCGTCGTACCGCCGCAGGGCAGGGACATGCTGCACGACAAGGTGATCTCCAACATCCAGGAGGTCCGCGCCCGCGGCGCCAAGACGGTGATCCTGGTGGAGGAGGGTGATGAGGAGGTGACTCCGTACGCCGACGTCCTGATCAGGTTGCCTAGGGTGTCCACCCTGCTGCAGCCCTTGGTGGCAACGGTTCCACTGCAGGTGTTCGCCTGCGAGCTGGCCACCCGGAAGGGCCACGATGTCGACCAGCCGCGGAACCTGGCGAAGTCCGTCACGGTGGAATGA
- a CDS encoding NAD(P)H-hydrate epimerase, with protein MNGYSVEQVRTLEQRAMSALPDGVLMQRAAAGLTAILAAELVRRRGGVYGARVLIMVGPGNNGGDALYAGARLARRGASVTALRCVGTPHAAGLAALQAAGGVVTELADPGRPASTSWTVDLAVDGIFGIGGRPGLPDPVAELAVSLQASGVPVVAVDLPSGVECDTGAVPAASFHAVRTVTFGAMKICHLVEPARSRCGELDLVDIGLDLSGGQPTLTAAEESMLASSWPFPDERSNKYTRGVVGIDTGSDAYPGAGILSTHGAVYAGAGMVRFLGPAAAAQVIRAELPNVVFAPGRVQARLFGSGWGERPDGARVIAEALESELPSVVDADGLRYLPPRLPPSWLLTPHAGELARLLDGDRAEVEADPIGAVRAGADLTGATVLLKGATQLVARPGTSEVQVAIPGPAWTGQAGSGDVLAGVCATLLAAGKRADAAAVLGASLQAVTAASVPGPLPPHELARHFARVLGALESRAPDRCGRKDLWTH; from the coding sequence ATGAACGGCTACTCCGTTGAGCAGGTCCGCACCCTCGAGCAGCGGGCCATGTCGGCTCTGCCGGACGGAGTGCTGATGCAGCGCGCAGCTGCCGGACTGACGGCCATCCTGGCCGCCGAGTTGGTCCGCCGCCGGGGCGGCGTCTACGGCGCCCGCGTGTTGATCATGGTCGGGCCGGGGAACAACGGCGGGGATGCGTTGTATGCGGGAGCCCGGCTGGCCCGCCGGGGCGCCTCGGTCACCGCACTGCGCTGTGTCGGCACGCCCCACGCCGCCGGCCTGGCCGCTCTGCAGGCCGCCGGAGGCGTGGTGACGGAGCTCGCTGATCCTGGTCGTCCGGCATCGACCTCGTGGACGGTCGACCTGGCCGTCGACGGCATCTTCGGGATCGGCGGACGCCCGGGCCTGCCGGATCCGGTGGCGGAGCTGGCAGTCTCGCTGCAGGCCTCGGGCGTCCCGGTGGTGGCGGTGGACCTGCCGTCCGGGGTGGAGTGTGATACCGGGGCGGTGCCGGCGGCGTCGTTCCACGCGGTCCGGACGGTCACCTTCGGCGCGATGAAGATCTGCCATCTGGTCGAGCCTGCACGCAGCCGGTGCGGTGAGCTTGACCTGGTCGACATCGGGCTGGACCTGTCCGGCGGTCAGCCGACCCTGACGGCTGCCGAGGAGAGCATGCTGGCCAGCAGCTGGCCCTTCCCTGACGAGCGCAGCAACAAGTACACCCGCGGCGTGGTCGGGATCGACACCGGCTCCGATGCCTACCCCGGAGCGGGCATCCTGTCGACCCACGGCGCCGTCTACGCCGGCGCCGGTATGGTCCGCTTCCTCGGTCCGGCGGCGGCGGCGCAGGTCATCCGAGCCGAGCTGCCCAATGTGGTCTTCGCCCCCGGCCGGGTGCAGGCCCGGCTGTTCGGCTCAGGCTGGGGCGAGCGGCCCGACGGTGCCCGGGTGATCGCCGAGGCGTTGGAGTCCGAGCTGCCGTCCGTGGTCGACGCCGACGGGCTGAGGTATCTGCCGCCACGGCTGCCGCCCAGCTGGCTGCTGACTCCGCACGCCGGCGAGCTGGCCCGGCTGCTGGACGGGGACCGGGCGGAGGTCGAGGCCGATCCGATTGGAGCGGTCCGAGCCGGAGCCGACCTGACCGGGGCGACCGTACTGCTCAAGGGCGCCACCCAACTGGTGGCCCGGCCCGGTACCAGTGAGGTGCAGGTTGCCATCCCCGGCCCGGCCTGGACCGGTCAGGCCGGTTCCGGCGACGTCCTCGCCGGAGTGTGCGCCACGCTGCTCGCGGCCGGGAAGCGGGCCGACGCTGCTGCCGTGCTGGGTGCCTCGCTGCAGGCGGTCACGGCCGCGTCGGTGCCCGGTCCGTTGCCGCCGCACGAGCTGGCCCGCCACTTCGCCCGAGTGCTCGGCGCACTCGAGAGCCGGGCACCGGATCGCTGCGGTAGAAAGGACCTGTGGACCCACTGA
- a CDS encoding holo-ACP synthase encodes MIVGVGIDVCDVDRFAETIRRRPGLVRRLFTEAEAAKPIASQAARFAAKEALAKALGAPSGMSWVHAEVLTDADGRPSFKLIGTVAERAAALGVQVIHVSLSHDAGIASAVVVCES; translated from the coding sequence ATGATCGTCGGAGTCGGCATCGACGTCTGTGACGTGGACCGCTTCGCCGAGACCATCCGACGCCGCCCGGGCCTGGTGCGGCGGCTGTTCACGGAGGCCGAGGCGGCGAAGCCGATCGCCTCGCAGGCCGCCAGGTTCGCCGCCAAGGAAGCCTTGGCGAAGGCGCTCGGGGCGCCGTCGGGAATGTCCTGGGTCCATGCGGAGGTGCTGACCGACGCCGACGGCAGGCCGTCGTTCAAGCTGATCGGGACCGTGGCCGAGCGGGCCGCGGCCCTCGGGGTGCAGGTGATCCACGTCTCCCTCTCCCACGACGCCGGGATCGCCTCGGCCGTCGTCGTCTGCGAGAGCTGA
- a CDS encoding alpha/beta fold hydrolase, producing the protein MARPRANPGRIAQGIGLVAGLVALAGGSVAAGLELERRIVSRRLRLRDEDDNEDFFSLRSSGPKVTTPDGVVLHTEVDELPDGVSDHDNLTVVLVHGYALSLDCWHFQRQYLRGRVRVVLYDQRSHGRSGRSAPENCRIGQLADDLAQVVDEVVGDGPCVLIGHSMGGMTIMRLARKHPEWFDTRVVGVGLISTSGGDMADYSPIRGLPGRTFARIAEPLMATLNRLPELVERSRKAGSDLSFVVTRRMSFGSDVPASYVEFMSEMLGSTPLEVVADYYPAFAELDEQEAFPVLARVECAVIGGEDDVITPIGHTDRIIELLPGAESVKVPNCGHMGMIEHHRQFNEVLAALIARARTHLRRNAG; encoded by the coding sequence ATGGCTCGGCCTCGGGCCAACCCCGGCCGGATCGCCCAGGGCATCGGGTTGGTGGCCGGGCTGGTCGCGTTGGCCGGCGGCAGCGTGGCGGCCGGGCTGGAGCTTGAGCGGCGGATCGTCTCGCGGCGTCTGCGGCTGCGAGACGAGGACGACAACGAGGACTTCTTCTCGCTGCGGTCCTCCGGTCCGAAGGTCACCACCCCTGACGGTGTGGTTCTGCATACCGAGGTCGACGAGCTGCCCGACGGCGTCAGCGACCACGACAACCTCACCGTGGTGCTGGTGCACGGGTACGCACTGAGCCTCGACTGCTGGCACTTCCAGCGGCAGTACCTGCGCGGTCGGGTGCGGGTCGTGCTGTACGACCAGCGCTCGCACGGCCGGTCGGGACGGTCGGCGCCGGAGAACTGCCGGATCGGTCAGCTCGCTGACGACCTGGCCCAGGTCGTCGACGAGGTGGTCGGCGACGGCCCCTGCGTCCTGATCGGCCATTCGATGGGTGGCATGACGATCATGCGGCTGGCCAGGAAGCATCCGGAGTGGTTCGACACCCGGGTGGTCGGTGTCGGACTCATCTCCACCTCCGGCGGCGACATGGCGGACTACTCGCCGATCAGAGGACTGCCCGGCCGGACCTTCGCCCGGATCGCCGAACCGCTGATGGCCACCCTCAACCGGTTGCCGGAGCTGGTGGAACGCAGCCGTAAGGCCGGCTCAGACCTCAGCTTTGTGGTGACACGCAGGATGTCCTTCGGTTCGGATGTTCCTGCGTCCTATGTCGAGTTCATGAGCGAGATGCTCGGCAGCACCCCGCTGGAGGTGGTCGCGGACTACTACCCGGCCTTCGCCGAACTGGATGAGCAGGAGGCCTTCCCGGTGCTGGCACGGGTGGAATGTGCGGTGATCGGCGGTGAGGACGACGTGATCACCCCGATCGGTCACACCGACCGGATCATCGAGCTGCTGCCGGGCGCCGAGTCGGTGAAGGTGCCCAACTGCGGCCATATGGGCATGATCGAGCACCACCGGCAGTTCAACGAGGTGCTGGCCGCGCTGAT
- the alr gene encoding alanine racemase: MDPLTASAEIDLDAFAANVDTLRAHVHPAAMMIVVKAEGYGHGLLPIAAAARERGIEWLGAATPAEALALREGGDTGRVLTWLYGPDTDLTPLVAADIDVSAQSEEQIARLVAAAGTVERVARVHLKVDTGLSRNGATVDDWPRVCAAAVEAEETGAVEVVGVWSHFAASDEPGHPSVAAQLQVFRAACEVAEEIGVRPRVRHLANSAAALLLPEAHFDLVRVGIAAYGVEPAPGLATLAGIQLQPVMRLRAQLANVKQIAAGTGVSYGHTWVADRATTVGLVPLGYADGVPRHASDLASVGLDGRRVPVRGRICMDQFVVELGPESTAKVGDEVVLFGSGSGGEPTAQDWAAVCDTIGYEIVTRIGARVPRVYVARVDVEGVG; encoded by the coding sequence GTGGACCCACTGACCGCGAGCGCCGAGATCGACCTTGATGCCTTCGCCGCCAATGTCGACACCCTGCGTGCCCATGTCCACCCGGCAGCGATGATGATCGTGGTCAAGGCCGAGGGGTACGGGCACGGCCTGCTGCCGATCGCCGCCGCCGCCCGGGAGCGAGGCATCGAGTGGCTGGGGGCCGCCACCCCCGCCGAGGCGCTGGCGCTGCGGGAGGGCGGCGACACCGGCCGGGTGCTCACCTGGTTGTACGGTCCGGATACCGATCTCACGCCGCTGGTGGCGGCCGACATCGACGTCTCGGCGCAGTCGGAGGAGCAGATCGCACGGCTGGTGGCGGCAGCCGGCACCGTGGAGCGCGTCGCCCGGGTCCACCTCAAGGTCGACACCGGACTGTCCCGCAACGGCGCCACGGTTGACGACTGGCCCCGGGTCTGCGCCGCCGCGGTCGAGGCGGAGGAGACCGGCGCCGTCGAGGTGGTCGGCGTCTGGTCCCATTTCGCCGCGTCGGACGAGCCTGGGCATCCCTCCGTCGCGGCCCAGCTGCAGGTGTTCCGGGCCGCTTGCGAGGTGGCCGAGGAGATCGGGGTCCGCCCGAGGGTGAGACATCTCGCCAACTCTGCGGCGGCTCTGCTGCTCCCAGAGGCGCACTTCGACCTCGTGCGGGTCGGGATCGCCGCCTACGGGGTGGAGCCCGCTCCCGGGCTGGCTACGCTCGCCGGGATTCAGCTGCAGCCGGTGATGCGGCTGCGTGCTCAGTTGGCGAACGTCAAGCAGATCGCGGCCGGCACCGGGGTTTCGTACGGCCACACCTGGGTCGCCGACCGGGCCACCACCGTCGGCCTGGTCCCGTTGGGCTACGCGGACGGGGTGCCCCGGCACGCGAGCGACCTGGCCAGCGTCGGTCTCGACGGCCGTCGCGTCCCGGTCCGGGGACGGATCTGCATGGACCAGTTCGTTGTCGAGCTGGGCCCGGAGTCGACAGCGAAGGTGGGGGACGAGGTGGTGCTGTTCGGGTCCGGCAGCGGCGGCGAACCGACAGCGCAGGACTGGGCCGCGGTCTGCGACACCATCGGCTACGAGATCGTCACGCGGATCGGTGCCCGGGTGCCTCGGGTCTATGTCGCCCGGGTTGATGTTGAAGGCGTCGGCTGA